A single region of the Halogeometricum sp. S3BR5-2 genome encodes:
- a CDS encoding inorganic phosphate transporter: MSSLIGIVAVALVASLFMSFTVGANSNSAPIAPAVGANALSTLRGALVVGVVAALGAVAQGGSISETIGHGLVTGVTITPLAATATLLTAATLITIGNSRGYPIPSAFTVTGAAIGAGVALGGGFAVVTYAKILGFWFAIPVVEGVLAYGLAWLLLDDTISDTLSIPLLAGGVGYTLANIQLSFLPAPQSKQGSIAGVLTRQFNLTSTGIGEAGIVLVGSAISLLTLAVVYWQLRRDVTTGINRMLVALALVVVFTSGGSQVGLATGPLESVFESSLGLPSLYLLGLGGLGILLGGWFRSPRLIQAVAREYASLGPKRSIAAFIPAFLVAQAAIALGYPISFNKVMISSIVGAGLVGGSSNSDGVSATKTGYTVAAWIASMVGGGAISFALYHVLAALPGLG, from the coding sequence ATGTCTTCACTTATTGGGATCGTCGCTGTCGCGCTCGTTGCATCGCTGTTCATGTCATTCACGGTCGGAGCAAACAGTAACTCCGCCCCGATCGCGCCAGCCGTCGGGGCGAACGCGCTATCCACCTTGCGCGGAGCGCTGGTGGTCGGGGTCGTTGCCGCCCTCGGAGCTGTCGCACAGGGTGGCAGCATCTCGGAGACGATCGGCCACGGGCTGGTGACCGGCGTGACGATTACCCCGCTGGCCGCCACTGCGACGCTTCTCACGGCAGCCACGCTCATCACCATCGGCAACTCCCGCGGCTACCCCATCCCCTCTGCGTTCACGGTGACTGGTGCAGCGATCGGCGCGGGTGTCGCTCTCGGTGGCGGTTTTGCGGTCGTGACGTACGCCAAGATTTTGGGGTTCTGGTTCGCGATTCCGGTCGTCGAGGGCGTCCTCGCGTACGGTCTCGCGTGGCTGTTACTGGACGATACCATCTCCGATACGCTTAGTATTCCACTCCTTGCCGGCGGCGTCGGCTACACACTCGCCAACATCCAGCTATCGTTTCTCCCGGCCCCGCAGAGCAAGCAAGGGTCGATCGCGGGCGTCCTCACCCGTCAATTCAACCTCACATCGACGGGCATCGGTGAGGCTGGAATCGTATTAGTTGGGAGTGCAATCAGTCTACTAACGCTCGCGGTCGTCTATTGGCAACTCCGGCGTGACGTCACGACCGGAATCAACCGGATGCTGGTCGCACTTGCCCTCGTCGTCGTGTTCACAAGCGGCGGGTCGCAGGTTGGCCTCGCCACCGGACCGCTGGAATCCGTGTTCGAATCGTCGCTCGGCCTGCCCTCACTGTACCTGCTCGGGCTCGGAGGACTCGGCATTCTCCTCGGTGGCTGGTTCCGGTCACCACGCCTCATTCAGGCTGTGGCTCGGGAGTACGCGTCGCTCGGGCCGAAGCGATCAATTGCTGCGTTCATTCCCGCATTTCTCGTCGCGCAAGCCGCAATCGCGCTCGGGTATCCCATCTCGTTCAACAAGGTGATGATCTCCAGTATCGTCGGGGCCGGACTGGTCGGCGGGTCGTCGAACTCGGACGGAGTCTCCGCTACGAAGACGGGGTATACGGTCGCCGCATGGATTGCCTCAATGGTCGGTGGGGGCGCGATCAGCTTTGCGCTCTACCACGTGCTCGCTGCACTCCCGGGGCTGGGGTAA